Proteins encoded within one genomic window of Thermodesulfovibrionales bacterium:
- a CDS encoding methylenetetrahydrofolate reductase, producing MKSGSNLEKVIASGQPAVTAELGPPMSADAHEVIKKANILKGHCDAANITDCQTAVVRISSIAAAVLALREGLEPVMQMTCRDRNRIAMQADLLGASALGLKNCLCIAGDHQSFSAAGRLKGHPGAKNVYDVDTCQLVGILKKMRDEGKQEGGDPLEVAPKFFVGASWTPMGEPIDFRPINLLKKVNAGADFIQTQGIYDIEGFRSQMEKIRNMGLHERTAILGGIIVPKSAMMLKYMDSSVAGVSVPKALIDRMNKAKETAGDDKKKAKELQEAEGIKIAVELIRQVLEIPGIKGVHIQAIEWETAMPEIVKAAGLYPRPAIP from the coding sequence ATGAAGAGCGGAAGCAATCTGGAAAAAGTAATCGCGAGCGGACAGCCTGCAGTGACGGCCGAGTTAGGCCCTCCCATGAGCGCCGATGCCCACGAAGTTATTAAAAAGGCAAACATTCTTAAGGGACACTGTGACGCCGCAAACATCACCGACTGCCAGACAGCGGTAGTCCGCATTTCGAGTATCGCCGCAGCGGTATTGGCGTTGCGGGAAGGCCTTGAGCCGGTCATGCAGATGACCTGCCGGGATCGGAACCGCATCGCCATGCAGGCAGACCTGCTCGGTGCTTCCGCGCTTGGACTCAAGAACTGTCTCTGTATCGCCGGTGACCATCAGTCCTTTAGCGCCGCAGGAAGGTTGAAAGGACATCCCGGAGCGAAAAACGTCTATGATGTCGACACCTGCCAGCTCGTCGGCATTCTCAAGAAGATGCGTGATGAGGGGAAACAGGAGGGCGGTGATCCTCTCGAAGTAGCCCCGAAGTTCTTTGTGGGCGCCTCCTGGACACCCATGGGCGAACCGATAGACTTCAGGCCGATCAACCTCCTGAAAAAGGTGAACGCAGGCGCTGATTTTATTCAAACACAGGGCATCTACGATATCGAAGGCTTCCGCTCCCAGATGGAGAAGATCAGGAATATGGGACTCCACGAGCGCACGGCTATCCTCGGCGGCATCATCGTACCGAAGAGTGCGATGATGCTCAAATATATGGACTCCTCCGTGGCAGGCGTTTCTGTACCGAAGGCGCTCATCGACCGGATGAACAAGGCGAAAGAGACCGCAGGAGACGACAAGAAGAAGGCGAAGGAATTGCAGGAGGCGGAAGGGATCAAGATAGCGGTCGAACTCATCCGCCAGGTACTCGAAATCCCCGGAATAAAGGGTGTCCA
- a CDS encoding hydrogenase iron-sulfur subunit, whose amino-acid sequence MPSGWEPNVLAFACHFCAFAAADLAGVMRLSYPSNVKIIRLPCTGKLDHIHVLRAFERGVDGVFVAGULKGQCHYLEGNLYAARRVGYLKNLLSKVGIDPERLEMYNLSAAMGPKWAEICTEFTERIRTLGPSPVWAAACKSEAMKRSEER is encoded by the coding sequence ATACCGTCCGGTTGGGAACCGAACGTCCTTGCCTTTGCCTGTCATTTCTGTGCCTTTGCAGCGGCGGACCTGGCAGGGGTCATGCGGCTTTCCTACCCATCCAACGTGAAGATTATCCGGCTTCCCTGCACCGGAAAGCTCGATCACATCCACGTCCTCAGGGCCTTCGAGAGGGGCGTGGACGGCGTATTCGTTGCCGGCTGACTGAAAGGTCAATGTCATTACCTGGAGGGTAATCTGTACGCAGCGAGAAGGGTCGGCTATCTAAAGAATCTTTTATCCAAAGTCGGCATAGATCCCGAGCGCTTGGAGATGTATAACCTGTCAGCAGCGATGGGACCGAAATGGGCGGAGATCTGTACCGAGTTCACCGAAAGAATTCGGACGCTCGGACCTTCGCCGGTATGGGCAGCGGCATGCAAGAGCGAAGCAATGAAAAGGAGTGAGGAGCGATGA
- a CDS encoding methylenetetrahydrofolate reductase C-terminal domain-containing protein, which produces MIVGEQKPFDEIWEMVRSFKKVLVFGCNTCVAICHAGGGKEAEILASLLRMKAVQEGMDMEIKHAGIERHCEPEFFEPLMEDVRTYDLVLSTACGVGVNFLSERIGDIPVYPGINTSFYGAVPAPGVFEELCAGCGNCILHLTGGICPVARCSKTLMNGPCGGTNKGKCEISPNVDCAWYLIVERMKRLGTLEKLSEIQPARNWSTARDGGPRRVSLEHIREYEDQEAQKSETAGGKK; this is translated from the coding sequence ATGATAGTAGGCGAGCAGAAGCCGTTCGATGAGATCTGGGAGATGGTCAGGAGCTTCAAGAAGGTCCTGGTCTTCGGCTGTAACACTTGTGTAGCCATATGCCATGCGGGCGGGGGCAAGGAAGCGGAGATCCTCGCTTCTCTGCTCCGTATGAAGGCCGTGCAGGAAGGCATGGATATGGAAATCAAGCATGCAGGCATAGAGAGGCATTGTGAGCCCGAGTTCTTTGAACCGCTGATGGAGGATGTCAGGACATACGACCTGGTGCTTTCGACCGCCTGCGGTGTCGGGGTCAATTTCCTTTCCGAGCGGATCGGCGATATCCCGGTTTATCCCGGAATCAACACCTCGTTCTACGGGGCCGTGCCGGCACCTGGTGTCTTCGAGGAGCTCTGCGCGGGCTGCGGTAATTGCATCCTCCACCTCACGGGCGGTATCTGCCCCGTTGCGCGCTGCTCCAAGACGCTCATGAACGGGCCCTGCGGCGGTACGAACAAGGGCAAGTGCGAGATCAGCCCTAACGTGGACTGCGCATGGTATCTCATCGTGGAAAGGATGAAAAGACTCGGAACGCTTGAGAAGCTCTCCGAGATCCAGCCGGCGCGCAACTGGTCGACTGCGCGGGACGGCGGTCCGCGAAGGGTCTCGCTTGAGCACATTCGTGAGTACGAGGATCAGGAAGCGCAGAAGTCCGAGACAGCCGGAGGTAAGAAATAA